TCAGCGCTCGTCAATAGAGCACGTGCTTGCCGCCGTCGACGATGACCGCCTCACCGGTCACCAGGTCCATCATCAGCACCCCCAGCACCGCCTGCGCCACGTGCTCCGGACCGGAGATCTCCCGCAGCGGCACGACTTCCCGCTCCGCCCTGGCGCGTTCCTCGAAGGCTTCGGCGCCGTGCAGGCCGGTCTGCCAGCGGGTGGCGACCGTGCCTGGCGCGATCGCGTTCACCCGGACGTGCGGCGCCAGGCTCACCGCGAGGTTGCGGGTCAACTGCAACAGCGCGGCCTTGCTGACGCCGTAGGCCACCGAAGAACCACCCGCCCGGTATCCCGCGATCGAGGCGACGTTGACCACCGCGCCGCGGGCTTCGGTCAGCGCGGGGGCGAACGCGCGCACGCAGTGGAACGGGCCGAGCAGGTTCACGTCGAGCACCTGGTGCCACACCTGGTCGGTGAGCGAGTCGAGATCGGCGTGCGGCACGCGGAAAGTGGTACCGGCGTTGTTGATCAGCACGTCGACCCGGCCGAACCGGTCGAGCACCCGCCCGGCCAGCGCGCGAACCTGGTCGTCGTCGGCGACGTCGGCTTGTTCGGCCACCGCGTCGCAGCCTCGCTCGGCCAGCTCAGCCACGGTCTGCTCGGCATCTTCGGCCGAGCGCGAGTAGTTGACCACCACGCCACTCGCCCCGGCTTCCGCCAGTGCCAGCGCCGTCGCCCGGCCGATCCCGGTGCCACCGCCGGTCACCACGGCCACCGTTCCGTTGAGCCGCACGCTCTAGTTCCTTTCCGCCACCGCCCGGCGCACGGTCCGCCGCACGCCGTCCGACCGCAGTCCGTCCAGTGCCTCGGCGATCAGGTCACGGAAGATCTTCGACTCCCGGAGGTCCTCCGGGCAACCCCGCCATGCGCCGAGCAGCCGGTCGACGTCCGGCGCGGCGGCAAGTTCCCGGCTGTCCTCGTCGAGCGCGCCGGTCTCCTTGGCACCACGCAGGAAACTGATCCAGCCGGCGATGCCGAGGCAGATCAGCCGTGGCTCGCGACCGGCGGCGAGCAGGTCACGCGCGGGTTCGAGCAGGCGCTGCGGCAGTTTGCGCGCACCCTGCCCGGCGATCTGCCTGAGCCGGTGGTCGATCCGTGGCGTGGCGAGGCGCCGCACGATCCGTTCTGCTTCCTCGCCGTCCCCGTTTCCCAGGCTGGGCCCCGTTTCCGCGCGCACGAGCGCCTGGATGTACTCGGCGAAGTCCTCCTCGCGCACCAGTTCCGCGGTGGTCTCCAGCTCGGCGAGCAGGCCGAGATAGGCGATCGCGGAATGCGTTCCGTTGACCAGCCTCAGTTTTCGTGCCTGCGCGGCGGCGATGTCCGGCACGAACCGGGCGCCGACCCGGTCCCACGCCGGTCGCGGGCCGTCGAACTCCTCGATCACCCATTGCCGGTAAGCCTCCCCGGCCACCGCGGCGTGATCGCTGAGCCCGAGCCGCGCCTCGACCTCACGCAGGCAGTCGCCGGTGGGGGCCGGTACGATCTGGTCGACCACAGTGGACGGAAAGGCGACGTGGCCGTCGATCCAGTCGGCCAGTGCGGGATTTCCGGCCAGCGCGCAGAAATCCCGCGCAAGTCCGGCCACGAGCTTGCCGTTGTCGAGCAGGTTGTCGCAGGAGAGCACGGTGATCGGCGCGTCCTCGCCACGGGAACGCCGCGCCCGCAAGCCATCGACGAGCTGGCCGATCACCGTTCGCGGAGTGCGACCGGCCAGGTCCGCGGTCAGCTCCGGATCGTCGCGCCGGAGCCGGTTCGTCGCCGGGTCGTGGCGGTAACCGGCCTCGGTCACGGTGATCGTGACGATCCGGCATTCGCTCGAGGCCAGCATGGCGCGCACTTCGTCCGGCCGCTGGTAGAGCACGTCGCGCACCGCGCCGACCATGCGGAAGCGTTCGTTGGCCCCGCGTTCGACCACTGTGTACAGACCGTCCTGCGGGTTCAGCGCGTCCGCCGCGCCGGGCCCGCGGTAGCTGACCCCGCGGATCGCCCAGTCGCCCGGCTCGACGAGCAGCGCCTGCTCGGTCAGCACCGCCTGGTGCGCGCGGTGGAAGGCGCCGATGCCCAGGTGCAGGATGCCCGCGCCGATGTCCTCGCCCTGCACGCTGTCGAGCAGCTCCGGCCGTCGCTCACCCAGCGTCCTCCGGCTCAGCCGCGGCACGGCCATCGTGTCACCTATCCGTTCCATCCCGACGAAAGTGCCCTGAGCCGGGCCAGGTCCGGACCCGGGATCGGCACCCCTTCCGCGACACGGCGGCGGCGGATCAGCTCCTCCGGCTCACCGGGCGCTGTGGAAAGGCTCTCACAGAACGATTCCGCCTGTTCCCGGAAAGTTCCCGGGTTGAGGAAGGCGGCGATGTCGACCGCCACCAGCACGGTACCGGAATCGCCGTCGTAGCCGGGAAAACCACGCAGGCCGTGCCCGGAGAGCAAACCACCCACCAGGGTGGCGAAAATTTCGGCGCCGGGCAGCGCGGCACCGTCGAAAACCAGTGGCTGCCTGCCGGTGGCGCGCGGCAGCGCCCACGCCAGCGGGGCGCGCTCGTTGTTGCCGAAGGCGAAGGCGACCAGTCCGGTGTCGGCCAGCGCTCCGACGTATTCGCCGAGCCTGCCCACGTCGTTGCCGTCGCGGATGGCCGCCACGCCGCTGCCGTGGTCGACGGTGAGCACGCTCAGCTCACGCACCGCGTGCCCGGCGGCGAGCTGCCCGAAGGCGCGGTGCCCGTGCACCACCACCGCGCCGGGCCGCACCACTTCCGCCTTCGGGCGCGCCCGCGGATCGATCTCGCCCGAGCGGACCTGCGGGACGTAGTTCAGCAGCCGCCGCACCCCGAGAGCGTCGTGGCCGAGCAGGTTGGACCGGACCAGTGAACCGGCCACGATCGCCGCGTGCGCCGGCGGGGTGCCCGCCACTTCGAGGATGTCCGCGGCCAGCGCGTGCAGTTCGGCGGCCGGGAGTACTCGCTCCGGGTTGTCCATACCACCCCGTCCTCGGCGCTGAACAGCGGGGATGGCGATTTTGCCAGGTCGGGCACCACTTTGGGAAGCACTTACTGGCCTGTCCTTTGTGGACAGAGCTCAGCGGGCGCCGGCGATCCGCTCGTGGATCCAGCGCCGGAGGTGGCCGCCGTCCGACGGTACGAAGTGGCGGCGCTTCGAGCCGTCGGAGAGCTTCTCCCCGATGATCACGAACCGGCCGCCCTCGGTGTCGAACAACTGCACCCCGCCCATCGCCTCCAGCCTGCCGTCGCGGCCGCGCACCCACAGGTCGAACACCCCGAACCGGCCGATCGGCCAGCTGAAGAAGGCCTGCACGGCGCGGTGTTCGGGCGGTTCGGCCTCCCCGTAGGCGTCGATCAGCTCGTGCGGGTCGATCTCGTCCTCTTCGACCGGTTTCACGCGCTTGGCCTGCTCGGTCACCGCGATCGGGCGCAGGTTCACCGGGTTCAGGCGCGGCAGGTAGCGCAGCAGGCCGGAGACCAGGTCGTCGGCGTGGCAGGCCTCGAAGGAGATCTGGTCGCCGACCTGGCCGCTGAGCACCCCGGCCAGGTGCTCGGAGACGGCCCGGTAGCGGATGTCGCGCTGGCCCTCCTGCTGGGTGAGGCGGCCGGTGATGAGCACCTCGGGCCGGTACCAGACGCGGAGCAGGTTCTCCACGTCCGGGTCCAGCTTGTCGCCCTTGGCCAGGCGGGCCTCGCGCAGCGCGCGCCAGGCGTCCTCGCGGACGCGCTGCCGTTCGCCGGTGGTCGAACCGGCGTAGGGCACCTCGAACGGCGGCGGGACCAGCGCGGTGCCGAAGCGCTCACCGAGCACGTCGATCACTTTTGTGGGCAGCCAGAATTCCATCGGCACGGCGGACTCTCGGGCCTCTCGGATCAGGAGCCGATGACCGGCGGCACCGGCTTGGCGCCGTCGAGGCCCTCGGCGGGCTTGGCGTCGAACAACTCGTCGGGGTCCTCGCCCTGCAGGTAGTCGGGGCGCTTTTTGTCCTTGTCCTCTTCCTTGCCCCGGCCGGCACCGGCGGGCGCGCCACCCATCCCGGCGCCCGGCTTGCCACTCGCGGTGGAGGCCGCGGCGGCGGCACCGCCGCGCATGGTGCCTTCCTTGGGCGGCACGCCGCCGGAACCGGAGGACTTGCCCGCACCGGCCGCCTGCTCGCCACCTGTTTTCGGCATCCCGCCCGCGGGCGTGCCGCCGAGCCGCCCGGCCGCCCCGGCCGAGCCCTTGGGCGGGGTGTAGGTGCCGCCGCCGGACACCCGCGCACCGGCGCCGGGGTTGCCGAACTTCATGCCGCCGGTGGGTTTGGGCGCGCGGTTCTTCTCGGAGCCGAGGCCGCCGAGATTGCCCCCGCCGACCTGGCCCGCGATGGCGGGCGGGGTGGTCCCCTTGAAGCCGCCGCCCGGAGGCGTGTTGGCCGTGCTGATGGGCGCGGGCCCGCCGGGGGTGTACCCGGGGGCGGAGCCGGGCCCGGAGCCGACGTAGCCGCCGCCGGGCAGCCCACCGGTCGGCCCGGGCGTGCCGCCGCCGACCACCGACGGTCCGGAGATCGGCGTGCTGGGCTGGCCACCCCCGAGCGTCGGCGGCGCCGCGAACGAGGGTTGGGTGGAGCCGGTCTCGTAGAGGGTGTTGTCCATGTTGTGCATGACCTGCGCGGCCTGCTGGTGGGCG
The genomic region above belongs to Amycolatopsis sp. YIM 10 and contains:
- a CDS encoding mannitol dehydrogenase family protein, with the translated sequence MERIGDTMAVPRLSRRTLGERRPELLDSVQGEDIGAGILHLGIGAFHRAHQAVLTEQALLVEPGDWAIRGVSYRGPGAADALNPQDGLYTVVERGANERFRMVGAVRDVLYQRPDEVRAMLASSECRIVTITVTEAGYRHDPATNRLRRDDPELTADLAGRTPRTVIGQLVDGLRARRSRGEDAPITVLSCDNLLDNGKLVAGLARDFCALAGNPALADWIDGHVAFPSTVVDQIVPAPTGDCLREVEARLGLSDHAAVAGEAYRQWVIEEFDGPRPAWDRVGARFVPDIAAAQARKLRLVNGTHSAIAYLGLLAELETTAELVREEDFAEYIQALVRAETGPSLGNGDGEEAERIVRRLATPRIDHRLRQIAGQGARKLPQRLLEPARDLLAAGREPRLICLGIAGWISFLRGAKETGALDEDSRELAAAPDVDRLLGAWRGCPEDLRESKIFRDLIAEALDGLRSDGVRRTVRRAVAERN
- a CDS encoding ESX secretion-associated protein EspG gives rise to the protein MEFWLPTKVIDVLGERFGTALVPPPFEVPYAGSTTGERQRVREDAWRALREARLAKGDKLDPDVENLLRVWYRPEVLITGRLTQQEGQRDIRYRAVSEHLAGVLSGQVGDQISFEACHADDLVSGLLRYLPRLNPVNLRPIAVTEQAKRVKPVEEDEIDPHELIDAYGEAEPPEHRAVQAFFSWPIGRFGVFDLWVRGRDGRLEAMGGVQLFDTEGGRFVIIGEKLSDGSKRRHFVPSDGGHLRRWIHERIAGAR
- a CDS encoding Ldh family oxidoreductase, with translation MDNPERVLPAAELHALAADILEVAGTPPAHAAIVAGSLVRSNLLGHDALGVRRLLNYVPQVRSGEIDPRARPKAEVVRPGAVVVHGHRAFGQLAAGHAVRELSVLTVDHGSGVAAIRDGNDVGRLGEYVGALADTGLVAFAFGNNERAPLAWALPRATGRQPLVFDGAALPGAEIFATLVGGLLSGHGLRGFPGYDGDSGTVLVAVDIAAFLNPGTFREQAESFCESLSTAPGEPEELIRRRRVAEGVPIPGPDLARLRALSSGWNG
- a CDS encoding SDR family NAD(P)-dependent oxidoreductase → MRLNGTVAVVTGGGTGIGRATALALAEAGASGVVVNYSRSAEDAEQTVAELAERGCDAVAEQADVADDDQVRALAGRVLDRFGRVDVLINNAGTTFRVPHADLDSLTDQVWHQVLDVNLLGPFHCVRAFAPALTEARGAVVNVASIAGYRAGGSSVAYGVSKAALLQLTRNLAVSLAPHVRVNAIAPGTVATRWQTGLHGAEAFEERARAEREVVPLREISGPEHVAQAVLGVLMMDLVTGEAVIVDGGKHVLY